A stretch of the Narcine bancroftii isolate sNarBan1 chromosome 14, sNarBan1.hap1, whole genome shotgun sequence genome encodes the following:
- the LOC138749401 gene encoding E3 ubiquitin-protein ligase TRIM50-like isoform X3, whose amino-acid sequence MAAKQNFQCLEDQLLCPVCLEVFKQPLMLQCGHSYCKNCVLSLSGNLDNYFTCPVCRKTVDCSSSSPNVSLARVVDTLTVISGSSGNQENCRDHHNPLSLYCEKDQEIICGLCGIIGQHKQHKLTPLSSVYERMKEQLALLITGTQMQRNNMESHINRLKHNRTRIINESDVCKLVIQKEFQELRSFVDEEEANFIQSIQLKCTTAVETIGEQLQELSKTLKQLKEVEASLKKLGNENHLDFIKEYSSIASRSLSVRIW is encoded by the exons ATGGCAGCAAAACAGAACTTTCAGTGCTTGGAGGATCAGCTCTTGTGCCCTGTTTGTTTGGAGGTCTTCAAGCAGCCATTGATGCTACAATGTGGTCATAGCTATTGCAAGAACTGTGTGCTCTCTCTTTCTGGGAACCTGGACAACTATTTTACATGCCCTGTGTGTCGGAAGACAGTGGATTGCAGCAGCTCTTCTCCCAATGTCTCACTAGCTCGTGTTGTTGACACATTAACGGTAATAAGTGGGTCCAGTGGCAACCAAGAAAACTGCAGAGACCACCACAACCCACTGAGCCTCTACTGTGAGAAAGACCAAGAGATTATCTGCGGACTCTGTGGGATTATTGGACAGCACAAGCAACATAAACTAACTCCCCTTTCCAGTGTGTATGAGAGGATGAAG GAACAACTTGCTTTGCTCATAACAGGAACTCAGATGCAAAGGAACAACATGGAGAGTCACATAAACAGATTAAAACACAACAGGACTCGTATTATT AATGAATCTGATGTCTGCAAATTGGTTATTCAGAAAGAATTCCAGGAACTCAGAAGTTTTGTTGATGAGGAAGAAGCCAATTTCATTCAGTCCATCCAGTTAAAGTGTACTACTGCTGTAGAAACAATTGGCGAACAACTGCAAGAGCTGTCCAAAACACTAAAGCAGCTGAAGGAAGTTGAGGCTTCATTGAAAAAATTGGGCAATGAAAACCACCTAGATTTCATAAAG gaGTACAGTTCGATTGCTTCAAG AAGCCTCTCAGTACGGATTTGGTAA
- the LOC138749401 gene encoding tripartite motif-containing protein 73-like isoform X2: protein MAAKQNFQCLEDQLLCPVCLEVFKQPLMLQCGHSYCKNCVLSLSGNLDNYFTCPVCRKTVDCSSSSPNVSLARVVDTLTVISGSSGNQENCRDHHNPLSLYCEKDQEIICGLCGIIGQHKQHKLTPLSSVYERMKEQLALLITGTQMQRNNMESHINRLKHNRTRIINESDVCKLVIQKEFQELRSFVDEEEANFIQSIQLKCTTAVETIGEQLQELSKTLKQLKEVEASLKKLGNENHLDFIKKPLSTDLVKTSSPQSPPAMGHHPGHALYSVLPVVNMS from the exons ATGGCAGCAAAACAGAACTTTCAGTGCTTGGAGGATCAGCTCTTGTGCCCTGTTTGTTTGGAGGTCTTCAAGCAGCCATTGATGCTACAATGTGGTCATAGCTATTGCAAGAACTGTGTGCTCTCTCTTTCTGGGAACCTGGACAACTATTTTACATGCCCTGTGTGTCGGAAGACAGTGGATTGCAGCAGCTCTTCTCCCAATGTCTCACTAGCTCGTGTTGTTGACACATTAACGGTAATAAGTGGGTCCAGTGGCAACCAAGAAAACTGCAGAGACCACCACAACCCACTGAGCCTCTACTGTGAGAAAGACCAAGAGATTATCTGCGGACTCTGTGGGATTATTGGACAGCACAAGCAACATAAACTAACTCCCCTTTCCAGTGTGTATGAGAGGATGAAG GAACAACTTGCTTTGCTCATAACAGGAACTCAGATGCAAAGGAACAACATGGAGAGTCACATAAACAGATTAAAACACAACAGGACTCGTATTATT AATGAATCTGATGTCTGCAAATTGGTTATTCAGAAAGAATTCCAGGAACTCAGAAGTTTTGTTGATGAGGAAGAAGCCAATTTCATTCAGTCCATCCAGTTAAAGTGTACTACTGCTGTAGAAACAATTGGCGAACAACTGCAAGAGCTGTCCAAAACACTAAAGCAGCTGAAGGAAGTTGAGGCTTCATTGAAAAAATTGGGCAATGAAAACCACCTAGATTTCATAAAG AAGCCTCTCAGTACGGATTTGGTAAAGACATCTTCACCACAATCTCCACCAGCCATGGGgcatcacccaggacatgctctataCTCAGTGCTACCAGTAGTAAACATGTCATAG